Genomic window (Roseivirga sp. 4D4):
CATCTGGAACTGCATTCCATAGTTGCATTCGCTGTTCTTTTGAGGTGCGAAGCATGTCTTTACCTACATTGGTGACAGTAAAAAAGCGCTTTCGCTTTCCACCTCTAACAGATGTTGCTTCCCCGAGTTCTGACTTTAAAAAGCCCTTGTCCTCGAGCCGCTTAAGCACTACCTGAAGTGAGCCGATGCTGACTGATCGGTTAAGGCGCGTTTCCATTTCTTCAATGATGGCAACACCGTAAGCTTCGCCATGCAGTATGGCAACGGTGAGCATGACGATTTCTTCGAATTCTCCTAAGTGATTTTTACCCATGATTCTATATTTACCTTAAAAGTAGTAATTATATAGACTCGCCTGAGAGAAATTGGTTGCATATTTACCTTAATTGTAGTAAATATATTTTTAAATCGTAGATAATCAGCGTATTGCAATCGATAGCTTGACTAATTTTTCCTGCTATACACTTGGTTTCATTTTGAAAAGCTACCTTTGCGGCTTCATTTTTCAGGAGTAAAACCTACAAGCGTGACTTATACCTTTATCAATCGAAAGCAGGGAAGCATCAAAGACGAGATTCTGTCAGGATTGACCGTGGCGATTGCCTTGGTTCCAGAAGCGATTGCATTTGCCATTATTGCGGGGGTCGATGCTAAAATCGGTCTGTTCTCTGCCTTTATGATGGGTTTCATTACTTCATTACTAGGTGGTCGACCAGGTATGATCACCGGTGCGACTGGGGCTGTGGCAGTGGTTATTGCTCCATTGGTCATGCACAGTGGTGTTGAATACTTATTTCCGACTATCATCCTAGCAGGTTTGTTTCAAATGCTCGTGGGCGCTTTGAAGTTGGGTAAGTTCATTCGTATGGTGCCGCACTCTGTAATGTTAGGCTTTGTGAATGGATTGGCGATTGTGATTTTTATGGCCCAATTCAGTCAGTTTACGAGTAAAACAGGTGGTGAATTAGACAATGCTGGTTTGATCGCTTTCGGTGCACTGATCGCCATTACCATGCTGGTGATGTTTGTGTTGCCAAAGTTTACAAAAGCGATTCCTTCTGCATTGGTTGCAATTGTTGTGGCTTCTGTTGTCGCTATTTTCTTCTTTCCAAATACCATCACGATTGGAGATAAAGCAGATATGACTGCGATGTCTGATGGCTTGTTCTCACCCTTCTTTATGATGTTTGATGCGATTCCATTTACTATGGAAAGCTTCCTAATTATTCTACCCTTCGCGCTTAAAGTGGCAGGTGTAGGTCTAATAGAGAGTTTATTGACATTGACATTGGTAGACGAGATGACCGATACAAGAGGTAGTGGTAATAGAGAATCAATGGCTCAAGGTATTGCTAATGTGGTTACTGGTTTCTTTACTGGAATGGGTGGCTGTGCTATGATTGGTCAAACGATGATCAATATTAATTCTGGAGCCAGAGCGAGACTTTCGGCATTCCTAGCCGCTATTTTCTTGCTGTCCTTTATGTTGGTTCTTGGTGAGATCATTGCGGTTGTGCCGATCGCTGTATTGGTGGGCGTAATGTTTATGGTGGCTATTGCTACTTTTGAATGGTCAAGTCTAAGGGTTTGGAATAAGGTGCCAAAGCTTGATGTGGCCGTTATCCTGATCGTTTCCGTAATTACTGTCATCGAGGATTTGGCGGTTGCTGTACTCGTAGGTGTAATTATTTCTGCCTTGGCCTTTGCTTGGGAGAACGCCTTAAGAATTCGTGCAAGGAAATATATTGATGAGCATGGGGTGAAGCATTACGAGATTTTCGGTCCATTGTTCTTTGCCTCTGTAACCACCTTCCTTTCAAAGTTTGATGCTAAGAATGACCCTAACTCAGTGATTATTGACTTCCAAGAATCTAAAGTGATGGATCAGTCTGCTATCGAGGCGATTAATAAGATAGCCGAAAAGTATACATCTGAAGGCAAGACCATACACTTAAGACATCTCAGTAAAGATTGCATCAGAATGGTGAAACGTGCCAGTGAAATCTGTGAGGTTAATGTTGTTGAAGATCCAGATTACTTCGTGGCAATCAACGACTACGAGCGCAAGATGAGGACGGGAAGGGGTTAGTGTTCAACCCTGGGATAAACTATCGTGCGCGTACCTTTTCAAAAAGCACTCAAGAAAAAAATCGAATTTAAGAAGCGGCATGCACCAAGGCGCATGCCGCTTATCGTTTGTTATGTGCTTTTTTTCAGGTAAATACTGGAGCAGTATCCATATATAACCTTACGGATCGTACCTTTCCTTCTTCATTGATGTCAGTAAAGGCTACTGCCTTAACTGTTACCCTTTTCCTATCATGTCGTTTGTAATAGTTAATAGCTTCCAGAACGTAGTTCTTGTCGGATCCATAAACATTAATCAGATCATGTTCGATAGTGGCGAAACTCTGCCAGTATTTCCTCAATCCTTCGAGGATTACTTCTTTACCTTGGCCGAAAGGGTTGTTGTTGAAAGTCATTTCCACATCATCCGCCAAAAAGGCACCGTAAGTTTCTATATCTTTGTTATCCATGGCTTCGAGGTACGCTAAATACCTTTCAAAAACAGGAGCAGAAAGTTGATTGATTCTTAAATTTTCAGTTTTCATAATGTCAAAATTTTCGTTGCATTGATTATGATTCAAAGATCCTTAGAATAAGACGGTAAGGGGTAGAGTAAAATACGGTGTGGATGGTAGTTTTTTCGGATTCTAGGTTGTTTGCCGAAAATTTAAAGGGGTAATTCCTACTTTGTGCTTGAAAAGCTTGTTGAAATAGGATGGGTCATCATAACCCAACCAGTAGACAATTTCTTTGACACTCATTTCCGTTTGTTTGAGCAAACTCTTGGCTTCAAACAATACAAATTCCTCTATACTTTGCTTAGCAGTTAAACCTGTCTCTCTCTTCAATACATCGGACAAGTGTTTTGGTGTTATACTAAGCTGGTTGGCATAGAAATTCACTTCTTTGTGAATTTGGTATTGCTCGTTAAGAATTCTTTCAAAAGCTCGCACAATTTCAAGGTTTCTGTTATTACTTGACCCTTCTTCATCCTGAAGGTAGATTCTTCTGATAAGTTCAAGAAGGGAGAAAAGCAAACCTGTGTTTATGTCACGGTCAGCTTTGTATTGTTGTAGGAGACTTAGGATGGAGTTGATCTGTTGGTACTCTTGATCCGTCAAATTAATAACGTGCAGGGCTCCTGGTTTAAAGAATGGATAATCTGGTAGAAAGTTGCTGTAATATGGTTTTTGAAAAAGATCTGGTTTAAAGAGAACTGTTGTATTCTTCACTTTCCAATTATTTTCTATCCAAGATCTTACAATTCCGGGTCCAACAATTGTTAAGGATTGTTTATTGATGTCAAACTCCCTAATGCCAACTTTCAATCGACACTTGTCCTCATGAAGGAGACCTAATGAATAGAAATAGCTCCGGTAGGGGAAAGTTATGCCTGGTCCGCTTTTGAAGTCATACTCTGTTGCAATGAACAAGTTGGAATTTGTCAATTCGGATTTAAGTACCTGTCTCAGATATTGATGAAATTCAAAGTTAATAGGTGCTTTTTCTTTCATTGATACATCTTAAGGTTCTTACTGCACTATGTAAAGCACACAGCTACTGGTTAAACCCTCTATGCAGTTTAACCTATCATTTGAACATAATATATATTCTTTTGGAAGAATAATTGACTAGCCATGGTCAAAAGGGCATACTAATCCTGTGAAGTCAGTCTTTTCAAAGGTCAGTTTGAACTTTAAGGCCTATCTACCCTTTTGAGGAAGTCAAGTTTCGTATGGTCAGGCCTACATCACATTCAACGATTAAATAAACCATTTGTGGATGAGTCCACTGCTTGATGAAAATCTCTTTACATATTCCAGTATGAAGAGAATATCAGCAGTTGTAATCAAAGCTTTCTGGACAATGGTAGTGCTAGTGGCCTTTATATTTAATGGTGCCGCTCAAGAAACCAAAACCCTTTTGTGGGAGATATC
Coding sequences:
- a CDS encoding PadR family transcriptional regulator, which produces MGKNHLGEFEEIVMLTVAILHGEAYGVAIIEEMETRLNRSVSIGSLQVVLKRLEDKGFLKSELGEATSVRGGKRKRFFTVTNVGKDMLRTSKEQRMQLWNAVPDVALEFIGL
- a CDS encoding SulP family inorganic anion transporter; translation: MTYTFINRKQGSIKDEILSGLTVAIALVPEAIAFAIIAGVDAKIGLFSAFMMGFITSLLGGRPGMITGATGAVAVVIAPLVMHSGVEYLFPTIILAGLFQMLVGALKLGKFIRMVPHSVMLGFVNGLAIVIFMAQFSQFTSKTGGELDNAGLIAFGALIAITMLVMFVLPKFTKAIPSALVAIVVASVVAIFFFPNTITIGDKADMTAMSDGLFSPFFMMFDAIPFTMESFLIILPFALKVAGVGLIESLLTLTLVDEMTDTRGSGNRESMAQGIANVVTGFFTGMGGCAMIGQTMININSGARARLSAFLAAIFLLSFMLVLGEIIAVVPIAVLVGVMFMVAIATFEWSSLRVWNKVPKLDVAVILIVSVITVIEDLAVAVLVGVIISALAFAWENALRIRARKYIDEHGVKHYEIFGPLFFASVTTFLSKFDAKNDPNSVIIDFQESKVMDQSAIEAINKIAEKYTSEGKTIHLRHLSKDCIRMVKRASEICEVNVVEDPDYFVAINDYERKMRTGRG
- a CDS encoding nuclear transport factor 2 family protein, encoding MKTENLRINQLSAPVFERYLAYLEAMDNKDIETYGAFLADDVEMTFNNNPFGQGKEVILEGLRKYWQSFATIEHDLINVYGSDKNYVLEAINYYKRHDRKRVTVKAVAFTDINEEGKVRSVRLYMDTAPVFT
- a CDS encoding helix-turn-helix domain-containing protein, whose amino-acid sequence is MKEKAPINFEFHQYLRQVLKSELTNSNLFIATEYDFKSGPGITFPYRSYFYSLGLLHEDKCRLKVGIREFDINKQSLTIVGPGIVRSWIENNWKVKNTTVLFKPDLFQKPYYSNFLPDYPFFKPGALHVINLTDQEYQQINSILSLLQQYKADRDINTGLLFSLLELIRRIYLQDEEGSSNNRNLEIVRAFERILNEQYQIHKEVNFYANQLSITPKHLSDVLKRETGLTAKQSIEEFVLFEAKSLLKQTEMSVKEIVYWLGYDDPSYFNKLFKHKVGITPLNFRQTT